CTGTTCGATCCTATCCAGCGTTCCCTTTTTTCGCCGAAATGCCTCCTCAACATCAATATCCAGCAGATACACCCGCCGGGGAAAAATATTCCCTACTATTTCAGTGTGAAGCTCATCTACGAACTCTTTTCTCAACCCACGCCCATACATCTGGTAGGCAACCGTCGAATAGAGATAACGGTCGCACAAAACCACCTTCCCTTCATGAAGTGCCGGAGCAATGACCCTCATCACATGCTCCCTCCTATCAGCAAGAAAAAGTAAAAGTTCAGTAAGTCTATCCATTGGCTCAGAAAGGACAATCTCCCGCAGTTTTTTCCCCACAGGAGTATCCCCAGGCTCATGCGTCAGAATGGCACCCCATCCCTCCCGGATAAGCCTCTCATACAAGAGTTTTGCCTGGGTAGACTTTCCCGAGGCTTCAATCCCCTCAAAAACAACAAACACTTTCCTTCATCCTTAAAAAAATATGGTCCTATATTATAGATTGGGTTGCAATTTTTCTCAAAAAAATCGGGGTATCCTTTACTGGATACCCCGAAAACCCACACATTCTTACTGAGGAACCTCCTGCAAAACAACAATACTCCAGGGATTAACCCCATAAATACCCGTAATTTGCGTGGCATTCGATACATCCCAGTAGTTATTGTTTGGTTCAGCCCAGGAATCGGTATCAATGATCCGAACCCATTTCCTCCCAACAGAAGCAGAAGGTACGGTGTAGTTTACCAGACTCGTCCACATATTGATAAACACAAGAAAATCACTATCCCCCACACTACTTCCATGAATCCGCAGCCACACACAACGGTCTCCCCATGAGAGGGCGGCAGCTCCATCCTCCTTTTTAAACTCATAAACAACCGAATAATCACTTTGCCGTAAAGCCACATGGTTTTTTCGAAGCTGGATCACCTTACGAGCAAAGAGGAAAAGATCATTTTTACCATTGAGATCTCCTGTCGCGTTATCCGTGCCATAGTTGTTGTGATAGGAAATACCACTTCCCCCTGTAGAAACCAAATGGGGACTATCGGTATTAATCATGTTGTAGTTATTCCATGTGGCAACACTATCCACATTGTAGGGGTTGTTGTTCCCGTTTTGCGTTCGACCAAATTCATCCCCGTACACTGTCATTGGTACTCCCCGAGAAAACATCTGAATCACCCAGAAATTGCGAAGCCTCTTCCGGCGAAGAGGTTGATCACTCCCGCTATCCCAGGAATCATTATTGTCACTACCCCCATCCGAAGGACCAAAGGGCCAGAGAACGCTGTTATTTTTTGTGTTATAACTTACCAGATCCATCAGGGTAAATCCGTCATGAGCTACCAGAAAGTTTATAGACTTGTGGGGACCACCATTATCATTAAAATAGCCATAGTCCCCATTCACCACCTGAACAAAAGCTGGGTTAGAATCGTCCCCCGTCGTATTCCCATCCCCTTTCAGAAAGCGCCGCACCTGATCGCGGTAGCGTCCATTCCACTCAGCCCATCCTGAAGGGAAATTTCCCACCTGATAGGCGCTTATATCCCATGCCTCAGCAATCATCTTCACATTTTTTGCTGCCCCAATAGCCGCAATATCCAGAAGAAGCTGGGCGCTACTGTTAAAATTCGAGACTTGATCCCTTCCAAGCACGGGAGCAAGATCAAAACGAAAACCATCCACTCCCATCACGTCACTCCAATACACAAGCGAATTGGTAATCAGATCCTTTACCACCTGCTTTGACGTACCAAAGTTATTTCCACATCCTGTGCTCTCCCAGTAGTACCATGGCTGATTTTGCACGAGGGCATAGAATTCACTATTGTCAAAACCCCGAAAACAGGTAAGCTCGGCCGTATTGGTATCTCCCCAGAGGCCTCCCTCCCCAGTGTGATTGTACACCACATCCAGGTAGACCTCAAGCCCCTCATTGTGAAACGCCTGTACCATCTCTTTAAATTCCCTTGTTGGACCCCCAGGAGACTTATCATACGCATAGCGCCTATCCGGAGCAAAATAGCCGTACGTCATATATCCCCAGAAATTTCCCCCTGACTGATTATCAGGATTGTGGTCGTTGTCCGTCTCATGGACAGGAAGAAGCTCGATTGCGGTATACCCAAGTGCCTTGAGGTATTTTGCCATGTACGCTGCTCCCTTGTAGGTTCCACGATACTGATCGGGAACTCCCACGACACTTTCAAACCCAGAAAAACCACTCAGAATCGTAGCGAGATTCACACTTGAAGGGTGTTTGGTAAGTCCTCGCACATGCGCCTCATAAATGATACTATCCTTCTCCGGAATATTAGGTTTTGTGCCATATGGGGTACTATCCAAAATAAGGTAGGCTTTGGGAGCAACTTTTCCTGTATCCCATGCTCGCCTGGGTTTACCATTATAAACATAACTCCCCGTTCCATAGACGTTGCCATCCACTCCTGCGCTTGCCAAAGCAGTAGGATTATTTCTATCATGGGTAATCTCACAAGCCCAGGGATCATAGAGTACCTTGTTGGGATTGAAACGGTTGCCCTGACTGTCTACATCAGAGAGAAAACCATCGGTTGTGCCCGGTTGCCAGGAGGAAACATACGGCCAGTTTGGTCCCCACGCACGAAACGCATAGACCGTTCCATTGGTCACATACTTGAGTTTTGCCCGCCAATAATTATCACTGCCCTTTGCCATCTCATAGCGATAGACAGCATCCTCCCCATACGGTACACGATAGATTTCCAGCACAATTTTTGTGGCATTTTTGGAATACACAGTAAACGTAGCCTCATCTGACGAGACAAAACGTCCCCCTGGTCCCCACGTTGCAGAACCCCATGAAGCCTCATCCACAGCCAAAAATCCCTCGTGCAAAATAAGATAAACATTGGTGCTACTTTTCTCCCCTCCGCTATTCTGTGCATACACCTTTACCACATTAGTGACATGAGAAGAGAGAGAAAGATCATAACTCCAGGTTGCTGTTCCTGTAGCAAGGGTATAGACCCCTTCGTTCACGGATACATACACACCGCTAATACTTCCAGAAGTTGTTGCTGCCGTCCCTGTGAGAGTAAAAATGGTGAGATTGGTTTTGTGAAGAGGAGAAGAAAGATCAGCACTTACCGTTACAGCGGCATTAAGGGTAACCGTAATAGCCTCTGTCCTGGCGGTATTGTTGGCTGTATCTTTTGCCTGTGCCCAGAGGATATAGTCACCATTGCCCTTGTCGAGATTGACATTACTTACCGTAAAGTTTGTGCCACTTACCTGCGCAGAATAAACATTCGTGAAGGTTGCCTGATTGGTAGTCACGAAAAATCTGACCTCAGAAATCCCGCTATTATCTTTTACCGTTCCCTGCGCCTCTATCACACTCGACGTCAACACCTGTCCATTCGTGGGACTCACAAGCACGATCTCGGGAGGAGTGGTATCACCAGGAGGAGTTCCTGTTTCTCCCCCACTAACTTCTCCAGAACCTCCTCCTGACACAGCACACGAAACAATACTTATTGCTAAAAACCAAACGAGCCATTTTCTCATAGCCACGACCTCCCTTTGACAACTTCTATAATTTATTATACGGAGAAAAAAGAAAAAAAATGCAATCAAGAGAGAAATTTTTGCAACTTTTGACAAAACAAAAGACTTATCTTAGTATACAGAGGAGAAAAAACAAGGCGGACTAGGTGGAATTTGAGAGGTTTTATCTCGAAAACCAGGACCTTTTTTACCGATGGGCTTATAGCCATACCCGTGAACGAGAAAACGCGAGAGACATTGTTCAAGAAGCAGCAATGATCGTAGCAAAACGATGGTCAAGGATCCAGCATATGGACAACGCCCTGGGATATATGCTTCGCGTGATCACCAACCTCGCCAAAAAACAGGCCCGTCGTCCCGCAGCTGTTTTCCTCGATGACACAGGCTGGGAAAACCTCTCAGAGGAAAACAAAATGGACTCCACCCTGGAACAACAAGAGCAAGAGGAGTGGATCTATCGCATGCTAGACCATCTCAAGCCAGAAGAAAGGGCTGTACTTCTCTTGCGAGACATAGAAGAGATGGACTTTGCAGGACTGGCACAAAAACTGGGAATGAACCTCTCCACAGCCAAGTCCCACTACCGCCGCGCAAAACTCAAACTTCTCAAATTATGGGAGGAAACCTATGGAAAAGACAATCTGCAATAGAGTCATGGACTTTCTGGATGAGCATCCTGAAGATATTTTGGCCGTGTGGGTAGAGGAGCATCTTGCTACATGTCCTCACTGCCAAAACTATGCCATGTTTTCCAGGCGACTGAGAAATCTCTCTCTGAAACACCACAAACTTCCTCAGCCTCTCACCCCTCCCGTCGTTGCCGAGTACAAAAACCACCCCGTGAGATGGGTTGTGGCCATAGCAGCAACCCTCGTGATCAGCCTGGGTATCGGTATAGGACTCCTCACCTTAAACCGTCCTTCTTCCGTCATCACCCTTTCTGATACGGCGCCCACCATGGAAACAACCCAGACCATCGATTACTATACAGAAATTGCCCTTTTGTGGTAAACAAGGAGTTCTCTATGAAACGGATAACCATTCTCTTTTTGATTGTTCCTCTTCTCACGTACGCTCAGATGGGAGGAAGAGGACGAATGCGCCTGCCACTTCCCCCTGCAACAAAACAACCACCCTCTCTCACCGAGGTGATGCTTTTTCAGTACCTGGATCTGCGCTCGGTGCAACAAAACTACGTGGCACAAGTAAAACAAATCTCAGAAAACACAAGAAACAAAAGCTCCGTTCTCAAAACACAACTCGCCACGTACGAGAGACGTTTTCTTGAGCTCTGCCAGAAACCACTTCCCTCCCCCTCAGAACAACAAGAAATGCTCAACCTTTTAGAAAAAATAACTGACATCAACCGGGAAATTTTCGCTCTTCAACGCAAGGCCATGAGTGATATAGAAACACTCAATCGGGAACGAGAAAAACAAATCCTTACCATTACCGGACGATGGCTCAAAGAGGCTCGAAAGAACCCCGAAGAGCTTCTCAGATTTGTGCATTTTGTCAATCAACAAAAAGGCCTTCCCCTTCCTCCTACCGGAAATGAGTAAACCCTGTAATCTCTCCATTTTGAATAGAGTACGATTCTCGACAGTATTCTCGAAAGCGTATATCATGCGTGGCCACGAGAATCGTTAATCCGAGTTGGTTCAAATTCTGGAAGATATGATAGATCTCCTGGGCAGACTTCTCATCAAGATTCGCCGTCGGTTCATCAGCTACCAGAATCTCAGGACTATGGATAAGTGCCCGGGCAATACTTGCCTTTTTCCTTTCTCCACCGCTCAGCTGATAAGGATAGAGATGGAGGAGATGGGAAATCTTGAGCTTTTCACAAAGGGTACGGAAATACTCCTTTTTTGCTCGTACAGAGATACCATTAATAAGAAGGGGAAGAAGAATATTATCCCCAACACTGAGATCATCGATAAACTGGGATTCCTGAAACACAATCCCAAAAAAGCGCCTCCGAAGAGCACAGACCGTCGTATCTGTCGCAAGAGAAAGCGAAACCTTATTCCAGAAAACCTCCCCCTCCGAAGGACGCAAGAGCCCGAGAGTGGTGTGAAGAAGGGTGGTTTTCCCACTTCCCGAAGGTCCTACCAAACTGATGTAATCGCCCTCGTTAATATCCAGATTCACCCTCTTGAGAGAAGTAAGCTTTTTATCTTCCGTGACCTTGTACTCTTTCGTAATATTAATCAAACGGATCTGCATCACAACTCCTTAAGATACCGTTCCTGATGATACACCTGCACAAGTACCGCAATGGGAATAACGATAACTAACAGCAAAAAACCTACCCCGGAGGCAAAGAAAAAGCCTTGTATATTTTTCCCCATAGCAGTCAAGGTTGTGTTCCTCATAACCATTAACACAAAAGTAGCTACAAAAAAACCAACAACATACGGCAAAAGAAACTCAAAAAACATATTGACTATAAGAAAAAATCGAGAAGCTCCAAGAGATCTCAACAATACCACCGTAGAACGAGCCTCTAAATGGGTTTTAAGATTAACCACAATTAGCTGAAAGAAAACAAACACCCCTAACAGGACCCACCAGATAATTGGTGATGACAATCGCCCGAGCACAAAGAGAATACCACTATTGACCACTACCAGAAGAAACCGCCAGAACCACATCTTACGAAAACGCTTCAGATTAAGCCATAATAAATTCGTCCAGAAAACAGAGACAGAGCTTTCTTTCACCTATTCCTCCTGCCACAAAAACTGAGTATACGCTTGTTTAATACTTTTCAATATCTCCAGTTTTTGGACAGGATCAAACTTTTTTATAAACAACATCTTTGCATAACGGTCAAAGGTCTTCAACTGAGCAAGTACACGCTTGTACTCGTCATTGATCTCATCATCAACCACAAGGATAAGCCCCACTTTCTTATCGTTATAGGT
This sequence is a window from Thermospira aquatica. Protein-coding genes within it:
- a CDS encoding anti-sigma factor family protein, which gives rise to MEKTICNRVMDFLDEHPEDILAVWVEEHLATCPHCQNYAMFSRRLRNLSLKHHKLPQPLTPPVVAEYKNHPVRWVVAIAATLVISLGIGIGLLTLNRPSSVITLSDTAPTMETTQTIDYYTEIALLW
- the tmk gene encoding dTMP kinase, whose amino-acid sequence is MFVVFEGIEASGKSTQAKLLYERLIREGWGAILTHEPGDTPVGKKLREIVLSEPMDRLTELLLFLADRREHVMRVIAPALHEGKVVLCDRYLYSTVAYQMYGRGLRKEFVDELHTEIVGNIFPRRVYLLDIDVEEAFRRKKGTLDRIEQESLAFHQRVREGFLDMARRDPVFCVLDGKEQVETLHEKIWGDFHRFLKEEK
- a CDS encoding alpha-amylase family glycosyl hydrolase is translated as MLHEGFLAVDEASWGSATWGPGGRFVSSDEATFTVYSKNATKIVLEIYRVPYGEDAVYRYEMAKGSDNYWRAKLKYVTNGTVYAFRAWGPNWPYVSSWQPGTTDGFLSDVDSQGNRFNPNKVLYDPWACEITHDRNNPTALASAGVDGNVYGTGSYVYNGKPRRAWDTGKVAPKAYLILDSTPYGTKPNIPEKDSIIYEAHVRGLTKHPSSVNLATILSGFSGFESVVGVPDQYRGTYKGAAYMAKYLKALGYTAIELLPVHETDNDHNPDNQSGGNFWGYMTYGYFAPDRRYAYDKSPGGPTREFKEMVQAFHNEGLEVYLDVVYNHTGEGGLWGDTNTAELTCFRGFDNSEFYALVQNQPWYYWESTGCGNNFGTSKQVVKDLITNSLVYWSDVMGVDGFRFDLAPVLGRDQVSNFNSSAQLLLDIAAIGAAKNVKMIAEAWDISAYQVGNFPSGWAEWNGRYRDQVRRFLKGDGNTTGDDSNPAFVQVVNGDYGYFNDNGGPHKSINFLVAHDGFTLMDLVSYNTKNNSVLWPFGPSDGGSDNNDSWDSGSDQPLRRKRLRNFWVIQMFSRGVPMTVYGDEFGRTQNGNNNPYNVDSVATWNNYNMINTDSPHLVSTGGSGISYHNNYGTDNATGDLNGKNDLFLFARKVIQLRKNHVALRQSDYSVVYEFKKEDGAAALSWGDRCVWLRIHGSSVGDSDFLVFINMWTSLVNYTVPSASVGRKWVRIIDTDSWAEPNNNYWDVSNATQITGIYGVNPWSIVVLQEVPQ
- a CDS encoding RNA polymerase sigma factor, translated to MEFERFYLENQDLFYRWAYSHTRERENARDIVQEAAMIVAKRWSRIQHMDNALGYMLRVITNLAKKQARRPAAVFLDDTGWENLSEENKMDSTLEQQEQEEWIYRMLDHLKPEERAVLLLRDIEEMDFAGLAQKLGMNLSTAKSHYRRAKLKLLKLWEETYGKDNLQ
- a CDS encoding ABC transporter ATP-binding protein; its protein translation is MQIRLINITKEYKVTEDKKLTSLKRVNLDINEGDYISLVGPSGSGKTTLLHTTLGLLRPSEGEVFWNKVSLSLATDTTVCALRRRFFGIVFQESQFIDDLSVGDNILLPLLINGISVRAKKEYFRTLCEKLKISHLLHLYPYQLSGGERKKASIARALIHSPEILVADEPTANLDEKSAQEIYHIFQNLNQLGLTILVATHDIRFREYCRESYSIQNGEITGFTHFR